In one Bryobacteraceae bacterium genomic region, the following are encoded:
- a CDS encoding AI-2E family transporter, with product MQLGNESTNQRATWVLLALTAGALYLCYLLAAPFLTAIAAATILAVAFFPFHRAIEARLARPGPAAMLSTVAVLLMVLVPAVAIGATAVRELRDGYAELSRRGSGEGGVVQYLENVLSVPLGRVADWTGIPAEEIRDEVEGKLGQAATATIRFLTQSLASLGAGLFQGVAAFFTLFFLFRDGPRWLERGEKLLPLDPPVTARILSEISQSIIANLYGVVAVAGAQGLLLAVGFMIAGIPSPVLWGVVTAFTSLIPMVGSGAVWLPAGLWLLASGSTGKGIFLLIWGGVLVAGCDNVVRPLVIGGRTHLNPLLIFFSLLGGIPLFGLMGLFLGPVIVSVTIVLLGLVERERLSGHL from the coding sequence TTGCAGCTTGGGAACGAGTCCACGAATCAGCGCGCCACCTGGGTGCTATTGGCGCTCACGGCGGGAGCGCTCTACCTCTGCTACCTGCTGGCGGCTCCATTCCTCACCGCGATCGCGGCGGCGACGATCCTGGCGGTGGCGTTCTTCCCGTTCCATCGCGCCATCGAAGCGCGATTGGCGCGGCCCGGGCCGGCGGCAATGCTCAGTACGGTGGCGGTTCTGCTGATGGTGCTGGTGCCGGCGGTGGCCATCGGCGCAACGGCGGTGCGGGAACTGCGCGACGGATACGCGGAGCTTTCGCGGCGCGGTTCGGGCGAAGGCGGGGTTGTCCAGTACCTCGAAAATGTTCTGTCGGTCCCGCTGGGGCGCGTGGCGGATTGGACGGGCATCCCGGCCGAAGAGATCCGCGACGAGGTGGAAGGAAAGCTCGGGCAGGCCGCTACCGCGACGATCCGGTTTCTGACACAATCGCTCGCGTCGCTAGGCGCAGGACTCTTCCAAGGCGTGGCGGCGTTCTTCACTCTGTTCTTCCTGTTCCGCGACGGCCCGCGATGGCTCGAGCGAGGAGAGAAATTGCTGCCGTTGGACCCGCCGGTGACGGCGCGCATCCTCTCCGAAATCTCGCAGTCGATCATCGCGAATCTGTACGGCGTAGTGGCCGTAGCCGGAGCCCAAGGACTCCTGCTCGCCGTGGGGTTCATGATCGCCGGAATCCCTTCGCCGGTGTTATGGGGCGTGGTGACGGCGTTCACCAGCCTGATTCCGATGGTGGGTTCGGGTGCGGTCTGGCTGCCGGCGGGACTGTGGCTGCTCGCTTCCGGAAGCACCGGCAAGGGGATTTTTCTGCTCATCTGGGGCGGGGTGCTCGTGGCCGGATGCGACAACGTCGTGCGTCCACTGGTGATCGGCGGGCGCACACACCTGAACCCGCTGCTGATCTTCTTCAGCCTGCTCGGCGGGATCCCGCTGTTCGGGCTGATGGGGTTGTTTCTCGGACCGGTGATTGTGTCGGTGACGATCGTGCTGCTTGGGCTTGTGGAGCGGGAGCGCCTCAGCGGGCACTTGTAA
- a CDS encoding zf-HC2 domain-containing protein — protein sequence MTGRRHPVRADLALFLSGDLAPGARIGIRWHLARCEDCRRELETFRQARTHLRGQRFEDAIPAGLDWERVAADMTANIRLGLAAGEIVGEPRQPEPSHLWRAAVVMASILMLAGSVIWWYHRTYNPETPVALSGPLRVLAEQVKSEPAKEAPGEVVLKATLGGIGVEQDGQALALAAEDDAGPRGVTASMQGSLNARYVDEDGSEVTIHRVYSE from the coding sequence ATGACCGGCCGCCGCCATCCCGTCCGTGCCGATCTCGCGCTGTTTCTTTCGGGAGACCTGGCGCCGGGCGCCCGGATTGGAATCCGCTGGCATCTGGCGCGGTGCGAGGACTGCCGCCGCGAACTGGAAACGTTTCGACAGGCACGCACGCATCTGCGCGGGCAGCGCTTCGAAGACGCTATCCCGGCCGGGCTGGACTGGGAACGCGTGGCCGCCGACATGACCGCCAATATCCGGCTGGGGCTCGCCGCTGGCGAGATCGTCGGCGAACCGCGGCAGCCGGAGCCGTCGCATCTGTGGCGGGCGGCCGTGGTGATGGCCAGCATATTGATGCTTGCCGGCAGTGTCATCTGGTGGTACCACCGCACCTACAATCCCGAAACGCCGGTGGCCTTGAGCGGTCCGTTGCGCGTGCTTGCCGAGCAGGTGAAGTCAGAGCCGGCGAAGGAAGCCCCGGGGGAAGTGGTGCTCAAGGCGACGCTCGGCGGTATCGGCGTGGAACAGGATGGACAGGCGCTGGCGCTTGCCGCCGAGGATGACGCCGGTCCGCGCGGCGTCACTGCCAGCATGCAGGGTTCGCTCAACGCCCGCTATGTGGATGAAGACGGTTCCGAGGTAACGATTCACCGTGTCTATTCGGAGTAA
- a CDS encoding RNA polymerase sigma factor: protein MSELERSQVHAPEDWRSQFIQENLRRIFLQIYRVVGSVEDAQDLTQEVFIKALQRSDQIKDPAKAGHWLSRIASNTAIDFLRKHGRVSFSDLDDLPEPVAVSGAESPEQRLLRAEQRDFLRGGLDSLSDRERAALVLRDVEDLPAEEVARMLQCSKATVRSHIANARVKFKRYFERNRKP from the coding sequence ATGAGCGAACTCGAACGATCTCAGGTTCACGCTCCGGAGGACTGGCGCAGTCAGTTCATTCAGGAGAACCTCCGCCGCATCTTCCTACAGATCTATCGCGTCGTCGGCAGCGTGGAAGACGCCCAGGACCTTACGCAAGAGGTCTTTATCAAGGCGCTGCAGAGGTCTGACCAGATCAAGGATCCCGCCAAGGCCGGGCATTGGCTGTCGCGTATCGCGAGCAACACCGCGATCGACTTTCTCCGAAAGCACGGCCGGGTGAGCTTTTCGGATTTGGACGATCTTCCGGAACCGGTGGCCGTTTCCGGCGCCGAAAGTCCCGAACAGCGTCTGCTCCGCGCCGAGCAGCGGGATTTCCTCCGCGGCGGTCTCGATTCATTGAGTGACCGCGAGCGCGCCGCCCTGGTGCTGCGGGACGTGGAGGACCTGCCGGCGGAAGAGGTGGCGCGGATGCTGCAGTGCTCCAAGGCCACCGTCCGCAGCCACATCGCAAACGCGCGCGTGAAGTTCAAGCGGTACTTCGAAAGGAATCGCAAGCCATGA
- a CDS encoding Spy/CpxP family protein refolding chaperone, producing the protein MRFYTIVIAGLLALGGAALADAPLETALGLNMEQARQVKEIQARYRKQFAVKRGERNTDMRRLRRARFAKDGKAVAELEKLTEAQRLELVRIRASEDAEIRRLLNPEQNKKFDDYIKLRREMVGSSRDEADMKNPN; encoded by the coding sequence ATGAGATTCTATACGATTGTGATCGCCGGACTGCTCGCCCTCGGTGGCGCCGCTCTCGCCGATGCGCCGCTTGAGACCGCCCTCGGTCTCAACATGGAGCAGGCGCGGCAGGTGAAGGAGATCCAGGCACGCTACCGGAAGCAGTTCGCCGTGAAACGCGGCGAACGCAACACGGACATGCGGCGGCTCCGGCGCGCCCGCTTCGCCAAGGACGGCAAGGCGGTGGCGGAGCTCGAAAAGCTCACCGAGGCGCAGCGTCTCGAACTTGTCAGGATCCGTGCGAGCGAGGATGCCGAGATCCGCCGCTTGCTGAATCCGGAGCAGAACAAGAAGTTCGACGACTACATCAAGTTGCGCCGGGAGATGGTGGGGAGTTCGCGCGACGAGGCGGACATGAAGAATCCGAACTAA
- a CDS encoding winged helix-turn-helix domain-containing protein: MVFGDFRLDASVLEHRGTLVPLAPKAQAVLHLLVSRAPATVTKEEIFENVWPGTYVVESSLARNISLIRKALEERESGPFIETIPKRGYRFVAPLGSAPGDQPPAAAAWTRWVAGGLTAVALAAGAYWWGGAGAVTDVPATEQIAQHLLTKGTPAEAAKALRYFEQAVRERPQSANAHGGLAQTLTVLPQLAIGGPAEFARAREEARAALELDPKNAAAHTAMGTTLYFADWDFGEAERWLKKALELDHQSAGPAIVYAQLLATLERWEEAAAMIERARAGDPVSPLLGVLAGRLQYDQGRFEAAAAEFEDVLERERHFSLAHYYLALANGFLGRYAEADRHFAASELQPGVLRTDRAWLSLRQGDRAPAVAAYADLRELVAGGKAEPGSPLLLAVALGDLDAAFSILDQAYQARSATFLHARTDPRLDALRRHPRYAEKYGAVFSGGAAPR, encoded by the coding sequence TTGGTATTCGGCGATTTCCGGCTGGATGCCTCCGTCCTCGAGCATCGTGGAACCTTGGTTCCGCTCGCGCCGAAGGCGCAGGCAGTACTGCATCTGCTAGTCTCGCGAGCCCCTGCGACGGTAACGAAGGAGGAGATCTTCGAGAACGTGTGGCCGGGGACCTACGTGGTGGAGTCCAGCCTGGCGCGCAACATTTCGCTCATCCGGAAGGCGCTCGAGGAGCGGGAGAGCGGTCCCTTCATCGAGACGATTCCGAAGCGCGGATACCGGTTTGTGGCTCCGCTCGGGTCCGCCCCAGGCGACCAGCCCCCCGCCGCGGCCGCCTGGACCCGATGGGTGGCGGGCGGCTTGACGGCGGTGGCGCTGGCGGCCGGCGCATATTGGTGGGGCGGAGCCGGAGCCGTCACCGACGTGCCAGCTACCGAGCAGATCGCCCAACACCTGTTGACAAAAGGCACACCAGCGGAAGCGGCCAAGGCGCTCCGGTATTTCGAACAGGCCGTCCGCGAGCGGCCCCAGTCGGCGAACGCTCACGGGGGCCTCGCCCAGACTTTGACCGTCCTGCCGCAACTGGCGATCGGGGGACCGGCCGAATTCGCCCGCGCCCGCGAAGAGGCGAGAGCCGCGCTGGAGCTCGACCCCAAGAACGCCGCGGCCCACACGGCCATGGGAACCACGCTCTACTTCGCGGACTGGGACTTCGGCGAAGCCGAGCGATGGCTGAAGAAGGCGCTAGAGCTGGACCACCAGTCGGCCGGACCCGCCATCGTCTACGCGCAACTGCTCGCGACGCTGGAACGGTGGGAGGAAGCGGCAGCGATGATCGAGCGGGCGCGCGCCGGAGACCCTGTATCGCCGCTGCTGGGCGTGCTCGCCGGGCGGCTGCAGTATGACCAGGGCCGTTTCGAGGCCGCAGCCGCGGAGTTCGAAGATGTCCTCGAGCGCGAGCGGCATTTCTCCCTGGCCCACTATTACCTCGCGTTAGCCAACGGATTCCTGGGCCGCTACGCCGAAGCAGATCGGCACTTCGCCGCTTCGGAACTTCAGCCCGGAGTCCTCCGGACCGATCGCGCCTGGCTCAGCCTGCGCCAAGGCGACCGGGCCCCGGCCGTGGCCGCCTATGCCGACCTTCGGGAGTTGGTGGCGGGAGGCAAAGCCGAGCCCGGTTCGCCGCTGTTGCTGGCCGTGGCGCTGGGAGATCTGGACGCCGCGTTTTCGATCCTGGACCAGGCCTACCAAGCTCGGAGCGCGACTTTCCTCCACGCACGCACGGACCCGCGCCTGGACGCTCTGCGGCGTCACCCGCGCTACGCCGAGAAGTATGGGGCGGTTTTCAGCGGCGGCGCAGCGCCTCGGTGA
- a CDS encoding PSD1 and planctomycete cytochrome C domain-containing protein: MSRWMILLAATAAAQTPDIVVREGLKKDCLGCHGEGQVLAKLDLRTREAMLRGGSRGPALTPGDASASLLYRVVAGVGPVAMPPVGKADAEFVAALKTWIDRGAAWPSASVSAGKWSNYKEEDLWAFRPLRKEFRESSIDGFLDRALAAKGVTAAKPADRRTLLRRATIDLTGLPPTAAELDAFERDASPRAWESAVDRLLASLRYGERWGRHWLDVARYADTSGYSNDFERPNAWRYRDYVIRSFNNDKPYDRFIREQVAGDELFPGDPEALIATGFLRAGPWEHTGMAVEAVTRQMFLDDVTHGVGAAFLGLTLGCARCHDHKFDPLPTKDYYRMQAIFATTEFARPAVPFLDSENTAGLAAGKARMEAIAGRNQTHMDHFNDIAVENAMKKHGVARREDLPKAVLQKAMREKEGIGPAEFEEFKLYQKHSQLYKESLDRYEPKAFAVSSGPLDGATDGGPNLKYPKHADYTPSEVHVLPGGNVQSPAEKVEPGVLELVERYSGLPSPEIPRDIGGRRAALANWIADPRHPLTARVMVNRVWQYHFGRGLAADANNFGKMGAKPANPELLDWLAARFMEDGWSVKKLHRRILLSAAYRRSSRPAAGAREKDPDNRLLSHFSPRRIEAEVFRDAVLAAAGELSPDAGGPGTFPQINEDVARQPQHRMGSLAPAYRASAKKRDRNRRTVYTFQQRTLADPMIEVFNGPSPDFSCERREATIVPTQAFTLLNSSLVNDMALALAVKAGSVERVFEMALARKPSAEEARMAAAHRDRMTAEHEAHPPAPRKPEEPLVHKITSELTGEIYQFRQETDPEPYEPNLDPSEVPAPTLALADVALALLNSNEFAYVY; the protein is encoded by the coding sequence ATGAGCCGTTGGATGATACTGCTCGCCGCGACTGCGGCCGCGCAGACGCCGGACATCGTGGTCCGCGAGGGCCTGAAGAAGGACTGCCTGGGCTGCCACGGGGAAGGACAGGTGCTGGCGAAGCTCGATCTGCGGACGCGCGAGGCGATGCTGCGAGGCGGCAGCCGGGGTCCGGCGTTGACGCCCGGAGACGCATCGGCGAGCCTGTTGTATCGCGTGGTGGCGGGTGTGGGTCCGGTAGCGATGCCGCCTGTGGGCAAGGCGGACGCGGAGTTCGTGGCGGCGCTGAAGACGTGGATCGATCGCGGCGCCGCATGGCCCTCGGCGAGCGTGAGCGCGGGCAAGTGGAGTAACTACAAGGAAGAGGACCTGTGGGCATTCCGCCCGCTACGAAAGGAATTTCGCGAATCGTCGATCGACGGGTTTCTGGACCGCGCCCTGGCGGCGAAGGGGGTGACGGCAGCCAAGCCGGCCGACCGGCGGACGCTGCTGCGGCGCGCGACGATCGATCTCACCGGACTGCCTCCCACTGCCGCCGAACTCGACGCTTTCGAACGCGACGCCAGCCCCCGGGCGTGGGAATCCGCCGTTGACCGCCTGCTCGCGTCGCTCCGCTACGGCGAGCGTTGGGGCCGGCATTGGCTCGATGTCGCGCGCTACGCGGACACCAGCGGCTACTCGAACGACTTTGAGCGCCCGAACGCGTGGCGATACCGCGACTACGTCATCCGTTCGTTCAACAACGACAAGCCCTACGACCGGTTCATTCGCGAACAGGTGGCCGGCGATGAGCTCTTTCCCGGCGACCCGGAGGCCCTGATCGCCACCGGATTCCTGCGCGCCGGGCCATGGGAACACACCGGGATGGCCGTGGAGGCTGTGACCCGGCAGATGTTTCTGGACGACGTGACTCACGGAGTGGGCGCCGCGTTTCTCGGACTCACGCTCGGCTGCGCGCGCTGCCACGACCACAAGTTCGATCCGCTACCGACAAAAGACTACTACCGGATGCAGGCGATCTTCGCCACCACCGAGTTCGCGCGGCCGGCGGTTCCCTTTCTCGATTCCGAGAACACCGCCGGACTCGCGGCGGGAAAGGCGCGCATGGAGGCGATCGCCGGGCGCAACCAGACGCACATGGATCACTTCAACGACATCGCCGTGGAGAACGCGATGAAGAAGCACGGCGTGGCGCGGCGCGAGGATCTGCCGAAAGCGGTGCTTCAGAAGGCGATGCGCGAGAAGGAAGGCATCGGGCCGGCGGAGTTCGAGGAGTTCAAGCTCTATCAAAAGCACTCGCAGCTCTACAAGGAGTCGCTCGACCGGTACGAACCGAAGGCGTTCGCCGTCTCCAGCGGGCCGCTCGATGGAGCCACCGACGGGGGACCCAACCTGAAGTACCCGAAACACGCCGACTACACCCCTTCGGAAGTGCATGTGCTGCCCGGGGGGAACGTGCAATCGCCGGCCGAGAAGGTGGAGCCCGGCGTTCTCGAATTGGTGGAACGGTATTCCGGACTCCCCTCGCCTGAGATCCCGAGAGACATAGGGGGCCGGCGGGCGGCGCTGGCGAACTGGATCGCCGATCCGCGCCATCCGCTTACGGCGCGCGTGATGGTGAATCGGGTGTGGCAGTATCATTTCGGGCGCGGGCTGGCGGCGGACGCGAACAACTTCGGGAAGATGGGAGCGAAGCCGGCGAACCCCGAGTTGCTCGATTGGCTGGCCGCGCGGTTCATGGAAGACGGTTGGAGCGTGAAGAAGCTCCACAGGCGGATTCTCCTTTCGGCGGCATATCGAAGATCGAGCAGGCCGGCGGCCGGGGCGCGGGAGAAGGACCCGGACAACCGGCTTCTTTCGCATTTCTCCCCGCGACGCATCGAGGCGGAGGTGTTTCGCGATGCCGTGCTCGCCGCGGCTGGCGAGTTGTCGCCGGATGCCGGTGGACCAGGAACGTTTCCCCAGATCAACGAAGACGTGGCGCGGCAGCCGCAGCACCGGATGGGGTCGCTCGCGCCGGCCTATCGCGCTTCGGCGAAGAAGCGCGACCGCAACCGGCGCACCGTGTACACATTCCAGCAGCGGACGCTCGCTGATCCGATGATCGAGGTGTTCAACGGCCCGAGCCCGGACTTTTCCTGCGAGCGGCGCGAAGCAACTATCGTTCCGACGCAGGCCTTCACGCTTCTCAACAGTTCGCTGGTGAACGACATGGCGCTGGCGCTGGCAGTGAAGGCCGGCTCGGTGGAGCGGGTATTCGAGATGGCGCTTGCGCGCAAGCCGTCCGCCGAGGAGGCTCGCATGGCGGCGGCGCATCGGGATCGGATGACCGCCGAGCATGAAGCTCACCCTCCGGCTCCGCGAAAACCGGAGGAGCCGCTGGTTCACAAAATCACGAGCGAGTTAACCGGTGAAATCTACCAGTTCCGGCAGGAGACCGATCCGGAGCCCTACGAACCGAATCTCGACCCGAGCGAGGTTCCGGCGCCGACCCTCGCGTTGGCCGATGTCGCCCTTGCGCTGCTCAATTCCAACGAGTTCGCCTATGTCTACTAG
- a CDS encoding DUF1501 domain-containing protein: MSTRLSTKFRIATPSRREFVFHTGMGLGSVALTAMVTGEARAADGPLAPRKPHLETKAKRCIFLLMEGGPSHIDTYDPKPKLTALHMTRFQKERTKFEAAMNTGERYYVKSPFEFRRAGKMGIEINSLFEQFAGVVDDVCFYRGLRAESVNHPTALYHLNTGNQFGGDPAIGAWVGYGLGTENQNLPAFVVLPDVAYPQGGAANWGSGYLPANYQGTPLRAQGAPILDMAPPEGVTPEQQKANLDFLNRLNRAHAERHPEHADLTARIESYELAFRMQAEMPEVLDISKEPKHVLEMYGIGGPDKDAEAYGRRCLLARRLVEAGVRFVQVIAMGWDSHDYIDKAHGARIRAVDRGLAGLLRDLKQRGLLDSTLVVCAGEFGRSPDNGIRRGGEAWGRDHNATAMACWMAGGGVKRGEIVGATDETGLQAVEAVHPIKDFHVTLLHLLGLDDNKLRFLHAGREKQLSQTGGELIRAVLG, from the coding sequence ATGTCTACTAGGTTGTCCACGAAGTTTCGTATCGCCACGCCGTCGAGGCGGGAGTTCGTTTTCCATACCGGAATGGGACTTGGCTCCGTGGCGCTCACGGCGATGGTGACTGGCGAGGCGCGGGCGGCGGATGGTCCACTGGCGCCGAGGAAACCCCATCTCGAGACCAAGGCGAAGCGATGCATCTTCCTGCTGATGGAGGGCGGGCCGAGTCACATCGACACCTACGATCCGAAGCCGAAGCTCACCGCGCTCCACATGACGCGGTTTCAAAAAGAGCGCACGAAGTTCGAAGCGGCGATGAACACCGGCGAGCGCTACTACGTGAAGAGTCCGTTCGAGTTTCGCCGCGCCGGGAAGATGGGTATCGAGATCAACAGCCTGTTCGAGCAATTCGCCGGTGTCGTGGACGACGTCTGCTTCTATCGCGGGCTGCGGGCGGAGAGTGTCAATCATCCGACAGCGCTCTATCACCTGAACACGGGGAACCAGTTCGGCGGCGACCCGGCCATCGGGGCCTGGGTGGGCTACGGGCTGGGAACCGAGAACCAGAACCTGCCGGCGTTCGTGGTGCTGCCTGACGTCGCGTATCCGCAGGGCGGCGCGGCAAACTGGGGTAGCGGTTACCTGCCGGCCAACTACCAGGGGACCCCGCTCCGCGCGCAAGGGGCTCCCATCCTCGACATGGCGCCTCCGGAGGGAGTGACGCCGGAGCAGCAGAAGGCGAACCTCGATTTTCTGAATCGGCTGAACCGGGCCCACGCGGAGCGCCATCCGGAACACGCCGACCTGACGGCGCGCATTGAAAGCTACGAACTCGCCTTTCGGATGCAGGCGGAGATGCCGGAGGTGCTCGACATTTCGAAAGAGCCGAAACACGTGCTCGAGATGTATGGGATCGGCGGTCCGGACAAAGACGCCGAAGCCTACGGACGACGCTGTTTGCTCGCGCGGCGGCTGGTGGAAGCGGGTGTGCGCTTCGTGCAGGTGATCGCGATGGGATGGGACTCCCACGACTACATCGACAAAGCGCACGGAGCGCGGATTCGGGCGGTGGATCGCGGCCTGGCCGGACTGCTGCGGGATCTGAAGCAGCGCGGCCTGCTCGATTCGACGCTGGTTGTCTGCGCGGGCGAGTTCGGCCGAAGCCCGGACAACGGCATCCGTCGCGGGGGTGAGGCGTGGGGCCGGGATCACAATGCCACCGCGATGGCGTGTTGGATGGCCGGCGGCGGCGTGAAGCGTGGCGAGATCGTGGGCGCCACGGACGAAACCGGACTGCAGGCAGTGGAGGCGGTCCACCCGATCAAGGACTTCCACGTGACGCTGCTGCACCTGCTCGGGCTCGACGACAACAAGCTGCGGTTCCTGCATGCGGGCCGCGAAAAGCAGTTGAGCCAGACGGGCGGGGAGTTGATCCGGGCGGTGCTCGGGTAG
- a CDS encoding DUF481 domain-containing protein encodes MKQERTLLSVLLWSLAAAGSLFAADVVTMKNGDRLTGSVVKKDAKNLVFKSDIAGPVTIPWEQVATVSTDSAVTVAIAGGETVLGTVATNPDKSIEIKSGGASKTVLAEQVSTIRNAEEQAAYERLLAPRLTDLWVIGGNINFAGTSGNAKTNTFTIPVSAHRITNSDKTSVYFNFISASATVNNQSAATARAVRGGWAYNRNLTSRLFLNLFNDYEYDRFQNLDLRVVLGSGLGYGVWKSERGRFDLVGGAAWNREKFDPIRPDLPFVRNAAEAYWGDDLTLSLNSRLSFFQGYRMFNNLSKSERYRQNFDAGLTAKLTKWLTWNATISDRYLNSPVTGRKKNDFLYSTGFGFSFTR; translated from the coding sequence ATGAAACAAGAACGCACGCTGCTGTCGGTGCTTCTCTGGTCCCTCGCCGCCGCGGGATCCCTCTTCGCCGCCGATGTGGTCACGATGAAGAACGGCGACCGGCTTACCGGGTCGGTCGTCAAGAAAGACGCCAAGAACCTGGTCTTCAAGAGCGACATTGCCGGACCGGTGACCATTCCCTGGGAACAGGTCGCCACTGTCTCCACCGATTCCGCCGTCACGGTGGCCATCGCCGGGGGCGAGACGGTCCTCGGAACCGTCGCCACCAATCCTGACAAGAGCATCGAAATCAAATCCGGCGGCGCATCGAAAACCGTACTCGCCGAGCAGGTTTCCACGATCCGCAACGCCGAAGAGCAGGCCGCCTACGAGCGGCTCCTGGCGCCGCGCCTCACGGACCTCTGGGTGATCGGCGGCAACATTAATTTCGCCGGCACCTCCGGGAACGCAAAGACGAACACGTTCACCATTCCCGTGAGCGCCCACCGCATTACCAACTCCGACAAGACCTCCGTCTACTTCAATTTCATTTCCGCCTCGGCCACCGTCAACAACCAGAGCGCTGCCACGGCGCGCGCCGTCCGCGGAGGCTGGGCCTACAACCGGAACCTTACGTCGCGCCTGTTCCTGAATCTGTTCAACGACTATGAGTACGACCGCTTCCAGAACCTCGACCTCCGTGTCGTGCTCGGCAGCGGTCTCGGCTACGGCGTGTGGAAGAGCGAGCGCGGCCGGTTCGACCTCGTGGGCGGCGCCGCGTGGAACCGTGAAAAGTTCGATCCGATCCGGCCCGATCTCCCGTTCGTCCGGAACGCGGCTGAGGCCTACTGGGGCGACGACCTGACGCTGTCGCTCAATTCCAGGCTCAGCTTCTTCCAGGGCTACCGCATGTTCAACAACCTCAGCAAGTCAGAGCGCTACCGGCAGAATTTCGACGCCGGCCTCACCGCCAAGCTGACCAAGTGGCTCACCTGGAACGCAACTATCAGTGACCGGTACCTCAACAGCCCCGTCACCGGACGTAAGAAGAACGACTTCCTGTATTCCACCGGATTCGGATTCTCCTTCACGCGATAG